From Osmerus mordax isolate fOsmMor3 chromosome 7, fOsmMor3.pri, whole genome shotgun sequence:
tattgttttgttttggtttgttgtgttgtgttgttcatTCCTTCCCACACTTCTCTTTTATATTCACCATTCTGTCCcgccccctctacctccccatcTTGTCCCCCTCTTCCGTTCaccctctctttatttctttattcatttgttttgtttctttcaTTAACTTGCCCATGCACACATGCAGCAGCCTGACTGTAGGGACCAATCCGATTGCGAGGTGAGAGGTCAGCAGGAAGAGGCGGACAgcaacaggaaacaggagaCGAGCCAACACCacgaaggggaggagaaagacgcTCCACTGGTGGGTCACATGAagccacagtacacacacacacacacagctcatacattattcacacacacgcacacaccctcaacacacacatgcacacgagaACACACAAAAAGTCCCTCTGTTGACTCGTGATGTGGTGGGTTTTTGTTGTAAATGTGCGACACTCTCCCTGGAATCCTTTTGCTGCGATGACTTCATTAGCTATATGAGCAGGAAGTTTCTGTGTTGTTTGTTTGGCCTTTTGATAGGACGTCTCCATGGTAGCGCAGGCAGGGCCTGAGAGGGCATCTGTAGCGGCAAggaacagagaaaagagagtgtgaCAGAAGGCACAGTAGAACTGAATAGAAATGCAGTCAAAACACGACTGTCTGGTGGATCACTCTCACACTGGAAACGTCCCATCTCCAGTGTGTCATCCAAGTACCCGTATATGAATGGATTCATTTCAGAGGCTTGACTGTGAAACACAAACCGTTTCATGCTGCCCTGCTATGAAAttcagtgtgtgagtctgtaagtgtgtgtgtgtgtgtgcatgcgcgtgtatCTGATTGAAGGACCTAGCTGAAATTGAGctcttttcactctccctcactttgccagacacacacacagactcctcaCTTTGGGTAAGGAATGGAATGTGCCTGAAGTCACTCTCTCAGGGCCTAGGGAAGATCACTGTAGGTGAATAAGGTAGGGAGGTAgggtgggagtgagggatgaaTAGTGgttaaaggaggaagaggagctagTTGAAGAGGGAGAGTACGAGAAATCAAAAGGAGATATGAACAAAGTGGGAGATATTGCAGACTAGGACTTCTTATTAACATGGAGGGCTGCAGTGTGTTGGAATGAGCGCTCAGTAACAGCTCTCTGACAACACCCAAGCTGCTCTCAAAatacaacaaatacacacaataaATGACGAGTGGGGGAAAGGTTTGCTGAGCAAAGCTAAAACACTCGCCATCTGCCAAAAGAAATGTGTTGGATGTAATCCCAGCAGAACCCCAGAGCTGAGTTACTGAGCTGCTGAAGTCCTGGGCTGGCTCACAGGCCCCGCGCTGACGCGCTGCAGTATGTGGTCATCGTagacacagccagccagtcagtctgtACCAGACGGTGATATTATTTCCATCCCACTGAACAGGTCATTTTGCAGCGTTAGATAGCATCcctagctccccccccccctccgggtTTCAGGTTTCTACAGTGGCCCTTTCTTCCCCAACtgctccccccgccccctccaacaTTCCCCACGCATCAGCTAATAGGCAGGAGGTGGCATGGTCTTGGGGCGGGGGGCTGGGgacagcagaggggaggggggggaagtcaTGAGAAGCTCACGCTGCCTGTTCTGTGCCTGTCATTAGGTCGTCATGGAGACAATGGGGGGTGGGCAACAGACAGCAAGCCTCCTGGCAGTCAGCCACCCTGCCCGACCGAACGccttttacaaacacaaagtagtTATGACACCCTGTAAAGGCTGCTTGGTTAGCAGCAGGGAGCCAATAGGAACGGCTGGTGGAGCTCTGGAGAGTGTATGGAAGGTTATGGTTCAGCAGGAGTGCTTGGTTATGCTGCAAAGCATGAAATCATCTGTGTGAAAAGTGCTATAGAATTGAATTTGGGTTGATTCGATTAAGCCGGTGTGGAGTGGAGGGTGTCCTATTGGCCGGGACTGTGGGCGTGCGCCCTGGCCCCTGGACTGCTATTGGTTAGTGGAGGATGACAGACAGTAATGGGAGGGGTCGATAGCTCTCATTCAGAAGGCAAACGAAGCATGTGACAGTTCTGGGGATGTAAGGTGTGTACTGGTCGATCAGAGTGCTACTTTAGACCACTGAAGACCTGAACTCATTTAGTCCAGTTTGTCATCCAGTCAGCCAAGTTTATGAATTCTTGTGTGAAATATAAACCATTTCATGTTACACTGCTGTGAAATTCAGCAAGTgctgcggggggagggggggggggtcccattCTGTCCCAGATTAATTACTTTAATATCCACAGCTGAATTCTCACACCAAACATTGGATGACATTGGTGGGTCATACACTTCCATTCAATGCATCCAAAAAATGCTTAACCAAGTTCCAAAAATGTATACATATACTTACAGTAGGTATCAGTCCATAATACATATACTTAAGGTATTAAAACAATCCCCCAAAATGTGCTTCTTGAACCTAATGAAAGGTGTTTCGTGGTGTTGTGTGTACAGGCCCGTCAGGTGAGTGAGCTGCAGGCTCTGCTGCTGGAGGCGAGGGAGACCGCCAGGAGAGCCCAGCAGGATCTGGCCCTGGAGAGACAAGCTCACAGAGACAACAGCTCCCTGGCACTCACACAGgtacgctcgcacacacactcattcacacaccccGTAAGCTTGACAGAAAAATTAACTGCCgtctgcttctgtgtgtgtgtacatgtttgtatgtgtgtgcatgtacgtgtgtgttgatgtgtggatgtgtacgTGCATATGTGGACgtgcatatgtctgtgtgtgtatatatacatgtgcctgtgtgtgtgtgtgtacttacatgtgtgtgtgtgtgtgctccagctcCAAGAGGAGCACCAGAAGGCACTGGTGCGCCGGGACTTCCAGCTGCAGAGCGCCAGCCTGCAGACACGCCTGCAGCACAAGCTGTGGAGCCAGGAGCGGAGCCTGCTGCTGCAGGAGTCCCTGCAGCTCAAACACAGCCTGCTGCTGCTCAGCCTCAAGCTGCGCTGCTTCCTCAAGCAGTGGCGGCTGGGCCGCCGCCCccagggagaggccagggaTGTCCTGGAGGTAGgaaacacacctgctcacctgggTTCACATGCTGTCTGCACATAGGGTTGGTGGCTTAGGGTGCACTTGATTTGACTTCTCCAGGGTGGTGATGGGGCGGGGGGAGCTGTTCGTTCCCTGACTGGTTCTAGGGAGGTTGGTGTTCTTTATATATGCAGGGAGGAACTGGAAGAAAATTCTCACTGAAGAAAAATTGCGAGGACTACGAACAAGAATATATAGATTTGAATTGATGGATTGATGGATTGAGTAATTGATTGACTGACTAATTTATTGGTGTAAAGACATTACATAACTGTGTCCTAGTCCAGTGATTAGGTGATTCACCCAGTGATtaacagacgtgtgtgtgtgctttgtgtcccCAGGTGAACAGTCTGAAGGATCTGTACCTGCTATTGGAGGAGGAGAACCTAACTAGCCCCTCCCACCAGCCGGAtaacaagatggccgcctcGGAGGAGCATCCCCTTAGCCCCACCATCAAGGAACTCTGTCTGCTGGACAAGAGTTACAgtcaggtacacacatacacattcattaTTATGATACCTATGTctggtatatacacacacacatacacacccgatTACACCCgagtctggcacacacacacacatccatgactGGATGAATACGCatcacattattctgtggtagGAACACAAGTATGCTTCATAACGTACGCTTGTCTGTGATAGTTTAGATTACAGCTTGGTCGTTTGTCTCGTATGTTAACAACTTGTTAacccttacccccccccaccaccccctccccccagtccaGCGAAGTGAGTGGTACCCTGTCGGACCTGACCGTGGCACTGCAGGACCTGAGCGCGGAGCTGCGTGAGGAGCACCAGGGCTCTCAGGAGCTCACCCAGCAGTTCGCCCGGGCCAAGGCCtcctgggaggtggagaggaccgAGCTCAAGAGCCTCCTCACCCAGGTACGGAGACCACCAGCCCAGCCTGCCCGGGGCTTCACAACACGTGCTGGCTCCGTCCAGCACGTGGATGGAGGGAACCAACAGGGTTTCCGAGGGCACAAAGCAGGGGTTGTGAGCATAGTTCCACTCTGCTGTCTGGAGGCTGAGTTTGGGGTTGGGTCTGGTGTGGAGCCTTAGAACCTTCGGAGATGTTCCATTGAGTAGAATAACCGACCGTTCCATTTGgtagtgtttctctctctttgcctggaCCTTCGTATGAGCCAGTTGACCAGAGCAGGGTGATGAAAGGGTATGTTTGTTTTTACCCCACTTGTTCCGTTCTGCTCTGTAGCCTACAGCTGTATGACTGATCAAGAATGACTGGGCCGGCAGGGGGGTTGATAAGAGTTTGACCCATCGAAACATGTCAGCCTTTGAAATATAAATCAGCAACTTGATCATCTCGTTCATCACAGCCAATATTCACACTGACTACCGCCTCGAAAACTGTTTGAGGTGAATTTTCACCAGTCTATCTTTTTTTATCTGGCTCCTGTCTGTTtcatgggtgggtgtgtgtgtgtgtgtgtgtgtgtgtgtgtgtgtgtgtgtgtgtgtgtgtgtgtgtgtgtgtgtgtgtgcgtgcgtgcgtgtgtgtcagtgagtgtgtctaAGGGGTCTGTCAGTGAGAGATGAGTTTAATATCCCTGTGCCAGAGACAGCCTCATAACAGCCACAATGACTTCAATTAAGCAGCTCTGAGACGGGCTTGCACCAGAGCCTAATGTTATTTTAAAAAACACCAGTGGGAGgtgaagggaaggagagcaggagagatgggagTAATATAGGTAGAATGATATCTGGTTGTGTAAGTGAATAAACGTTGAGATTCATTGCTTTGAAGAAGGTGTCCTAAATGAAAAATAGCTGTGATTGGCTCTTTTCTCTACCGGTCAAAGATAATCGGTCTTCTGATTGGTGACAGGTGACTTCCTAACCAGTAGGAAATGAGAAGCCCCCAGACACAATAGATATCAGGATGGCCTTTACCACATGTGGAAGGCTGGTTTTTATGAGAGAAAATTTACGGACTAACCTTTATGGCATAACCAAGGCTTAATTCATTTTGCTTTGACCTTTTTTCGCAAAACCCATTTGTTTCTGCCACAACTCACTAATgctcacatacacaggcacagttACTGGTCtactgaaccacacacacacacacacacacacacatacaaacattcaTCCATGTGTAAGACTCGCTGGGCTGGCGGCCAGATCTTGATGGCATAGCTGCAGCTGATCTCTCCCtgatcgcgcacacacacacacacacatatcaatgCAACTCTGCCAACAACATCAGGATGGCATTCTGGCACGGCATCCATAGCATCACCAGCTGTTGCTAATTCTCTTTTCCTAATGTCCTCTGTTCTCTGTGGATTCTTCCAGTGGATTCTACTGACTTCACATTGACTCTTCTAATGTGACACCTGTCCTGAGTGATTATAGAATAATGAATTAATCCATGATGCCAGTGTTACAGTGATCCGTGGCTATCTCTTTAAAGGGGAAGCGAATGCCAGCCTTGCACAGGCCTCAAGGTCTCTCGTCACATGGTCTTCTGAGGATGGAAGTCGGGGACTTGAGGTTgaatgtgtttctctgtgtgtcatAAACACAGCCACACgctacctctccacccctcgGCGCCCTCGGGGAGAGAGCTCGTTAGTGATGGGGCTCATTAAGGCAAAATCTGGTTACAGTACGTTTGTCATTAGACGAGCGCAAAGCTCCGTCGCCGTCGGAGACGGGGTATATAATGGTCAGATTGGCTGCCAGGCGCTTCCATTAAGCCCTTATAAGGCAACGCCCTGCCATCACCCTCTGAGACGACGAGCGATAAATGGGTTTcccccagagtgtgtgtgtgggtgtgtgtgtgagagagagagagagagagagagagagagagagagagagagagagagaactgtgaATCAGTCTCATAAACCAATGAGCAAACCCCTGTTTCAATGGCCTCTGAAGTTAGACTTCAGTGGGTCAGTGAGTGATAGAAAGGAGGTAGGAGAAAAAGCGAGAGAGTGAGCAAGAGACTGGCGGGTAAGATCGAGAGAGAAAATACGAAGAAAGAGTGAgcttggagaagagaggaggagaaacacacaggcCAGCATCTGTTTCAGCTGttgtctccagtgtgtgtgtgtgtgtgtgtgtgtgtgtgatgtcaccatAGGAACACACATGACATCACGTCCTAGACATGCCGTCTGTAGTGGTgagccaggaggagagacagctgCTCAGGGTCTGGTGGTGAGGGCAAGGCCCTTTGTACAGGCTGGAGGGAATAGACATGCAGCGGCTAAATAAAGCAACTATGCGGTATAGATACACATCTGCAAAGGGACAGGGAATTTATAATGATTTCCTTCTccgctctcccactctcctgctctctcctactCCTCATTCCCATgtccttccccttctcctctctccttctcctcctctcttccactctcctgctcccccctctctcctctctccactctcctcctctctcccctttccttctccccttctctacgctctttttcttcccctctctcctcatctcctgctcccccctctctcctctctcccctcgccttcttctcctctctctgctctccttctcttcctttcacccctctccttctgctcccttctcttccctttcctcctctctcccctctccttttcctcctctctccctctcctgtttctccctctctcccctctccttctcctcctctctccctctcctgctgccccctctctcccctctccttctcctcctcactccctctcctgctgccccctctctccccccgtctcagTTGGATGGTAAGACAGGGAAGGCAGCAGCGGTGGCGTGTGGTGACctggaccctccagacctgAAGGCGGcgctgaagagggagagggaggagcaccAGCACCTGCTGGCCGACTCCTACGCCGCCGTCATGGACCTGACCAAGCAGCTGCAGATCGGAGAGCGCAACTGGAGCCGGGAGAAGCTGGAGCTCCTGGAGCGCCTgagccaggagagaggggcctgggagcagaggctgagagaggcccAGCAGCAGGGGAAGACTGCTCCGGtgagaccggggggggggggggggggcatggtggtgggggggaaggaggagtgaAAGGGGTATGGGGTGGAGGGTATAGGGTTAATATGGCTCAGGTGTgacttgaggggggggggggggcgatgggcTGGGGGCGATGGTTGGTCCggatgagatggggggggggggggggggtaggtaggGTGACAGCCACGGATGTAAAGTGTGACTCTTCAGGAAGCTGCCTCTGTTGCTTTATGACTGCCTAGAGtcggaatgtgtgagtgtgcatgcccaagcacacacaaaatgggAGAATAATGAAGGAACTGTCTGGACAGTGACctactcttctctccctccttttctcccccctctttgcTACACTGaaccacacaggaaacacattaCAGCAATGCCAAGAGGATgtcattatttctctctctttaaacgACATGCTACTAATACTATTTTCTACTGGTACTGATGGTGTcagtacccctcccccccttatcTATCCTCCcactgagaggaaatgagaGTGCAACTctacacgtgtatgtgtgtgagcaagaatAGTTTATCCACCGCAAAGACAAATGGGGCCTGTTCGTCCTTCCCAGAGACCCAGTCACCTGGTGATGTCACACAGCTCGCCTTTTCATGTTTACTTTGCTCACGTTCGTGTCCTTGGCCTTCAATGTCGAGGCCTGGAGTTGTtaacatctctcctctctctccctttctctgtatctctttatcgctctctctctgtctcgtcctgctcctctctatctgtctctctcccagtctcttcaTGACAAACCGTCAGACGGAGAAGCATCAGTTACTAGCGAAACAAACTCACCAAGGTAACAATATtaacgctctccctctctgtagttCAATCAGTGCCCAGTCTCTATCTATTCCGCTCCATGGACCGTAGTAATAAACTCAGTTCTGTTTCTTTCCATTGCAGGACAAAGTCCATACCTTCCCTGTCAGAGCTGGGTGGTCTGTTGGAGGCTTGTCATGAGGTCAATGGCTCCACcaataaggaggaggaaggcggcCAGATCAGGACCCCGCCCCTTCTCCTGGCCCGCACAGACCTGGGTGACCTCACTAGGAAGAACTGGGCCTATCTGACCCATGGGATGGAGCCGTGCGACTCCTCCAAGACGTGGGACGGCCCCAGCAGCAGccagggggcggagccaggcCTGGAGAGCGTCCAGAGGAGCCACACGGCGCCCGACAGGACGGGCATCCGCATCTACTACAGCCCCCCCGCCGTCCGACGCATGGAGACCAGCCGCAGACAGGCCAGGGAGGTCCAGCAGCAAGCCCAGCAGGGTCACCCGTCCCTGGGCTCGACGTCCTCAGACGCCGGGGGGGTCCTGgaggcctcctcttcctcgtacCAGCAGTGGCTGAGCTCGCTGTCCAATCAGCACCGGGCACTCCTGGAGAGCAGGGCGGGGCTGGAGATCTCGGCCAATCTGAGCGACGACATGAAGGAGATGACCAACGTGGTTCGCCAGGCCATCCGCTCCAGCTCGCTGGAGAGGAAGGGCAGCAAGGACGCAGGAAGTCAGACCCCGGGGGGCGTGGCCACTCACTCCACCCAGACCACGCAGTTTGTAAGCGTGGGCCTGCAGACCGACGCCCCCTCCAGAGGGGTGGGGCTTCACTCCAAGGTGTGGTCGCCCcggccctcctcctcactgGCCGCTGCCCGCTCCAGACACATCTCCACCTCCCTGGACAAGGTCCACGGGCGCATCGAGCGACCCTGCTGCTCCCCCAAGTACGGCTCCCCCAAGCTGCAGCGCCGAGTCTCCGCCGGCTCCGCCTCCCGCCTGGACGGATCCTCCACCTCGGTGGGATCGCGGGACCGCAGCCTGTGGAGCctgcggggggctggggggggtggaggggggggctcgGCCTGGGCacgctccaccaccaccagggaCAGCCCTGTCCTCAGCGGCCTCAACGACGGCCTGTCGTCCCTGTTCAGCGTGGTAGAGCACGCCGGCAGCGTGGAGGCCCTCTGGAGGGCCGACGGAGGAGCGGGAACTGGCCAAAGCCAGAGCCAGGGGGCCAGCCCGGCTAAGCAGCCCGCCGCGGGCAAGCCCTCCGGGGCCGTGCCGGGGCCTGAGGCCGGGGCCCAGAAGTACGGCCTGGTCCAGGAGTTTTTCCGGAACGTGTGCGGGAGTCGGACCCAGGGGCCTTTAGTCGGGGTTTCCCTGGGCGTGGTCGACGAGCCAAAGCCAGATTGTGTGTCGGGGGCGGGGCTTGGGGGGCTAGGAGGGAGTGACAGCGTGACCAGGATCGTAAACAAGAGGTTCATGAGACACATCCCCCGAGAGGAGCTGGTGGCTACCGTTGCCACGGTAACAGCCAAGGACCTGGGAAACCCTGGCAGAGAGCTGCCTGTCATCTCCAGCACGGAGGtaagtctgaacacacacacacattaacatgtcgacatgcagaaacacacatatacacacacacacacacagacgcatggAATACATGTCCCTGTATCTGTTCCTAAGCTGGTTCCTCCCATTTCGCAGGACGCGGCCTGTGATTGctcctcccagtctctctcttcctgcatcACCCGCCCCTCCCGCTCGGCCACACGCCATTCGCTGGGCCACTGTAAGCACCGCCCCCAAGAGTCTCCCATTGCAGCCGAAGAGAAAGGGGACACCATCCCAGAGTGACAgaagtgtgacacacacacacaaacacactgatacTAAAGATCCTGTTACTGCCACGCAAACCAATATAAACACGCACTCTGCcccccacacctacacactgccacagacagcacagcatcacagatacactcacacactcctgcacactGTACGTGCTTACCGTTCATGTACATATACCTAGCATGTACACAGTCcttcacacactgccacacagattcactgccacacacacgcaccaacaccgATGCACAACCCCCCCAAAATTAATTTGGATGTATCTACGTGGATGGATGGACATTTTGGAGAAGTTGAAAACTGGATCTCCAATTGGAACTTGGAGAAACCCACCCAAGGACCACTCTGAGGGTTACCTGTCTGAAATACAAGCCCCAGGATCAGACTGCCTCACAGAGACATTGTGATGTCACAACAACACTACTGTGGACTacataaagacaaacacacaaagacactagACTGGGattctggcctggcctgggtcTAGTCAAGTCTATTATATTATAGTCTAGTCTAGTCTGGCCTAGTTTCCAGGGTGGATCAGGCTCTCTGACTAGACCAGACAGCCTTTTGTGTCAACTATCATCACACACCCACCTCTGTCAAACATGGTGAGTTTAGGTCAACAAACCTGTGTCCTCCAACAAGACTACAACATGGACAGGATACAACATCATTCACAGTGTGTTTCCAGGCTCGCCATGTTCAACAGGATGGGTACTGTCGGTACTGAATTGACTTTGTCTACTGCAGCCATGTTGGTTAGCTTCTTAACAGTAAGCTGTAAAAGATGGATGTCCCAAATGCCGGTATtgttctgtactgtactgtactgtattgtactgtaggCTTGACTGTAGTCTTAAGgctacactctctcacacacacacacacacacacacagcaccagaaATACAGCAACCAAGACGAATCCCTGCCAGCTAAGATAAAGTGTGTTCTAAGTTCGTCCCCTTTGGAGATGGATAATGCATTCCTCTTTTGTAATTACACAACAACTACTCCTACTGATTTATGTGAGAGTGTTTGTATCGTAGCTATGTACGGGCGAGTCGACTTCCAGAAGAGTTCTAGAATGCATCTCtaacgccccccacccccctttcctcagACCACCAGCTCACACGGCGCTTcttgtcaccatgacaacaaccGCTACTGCAGGGGGGGGACAAGGACAAGATAGTTTTCGCTGTTTTATTCGTGACATGAGAGAGGCCAGACTGTCGGAAATTAAATTATAAACACATTTACTTTCTATTtgttttatatatgtatataaatatatctaAAGGTTTTGGATTTGAGCTGATGCTGGACCAGCCCCGTGTCAGGCTGTGTGCTGAGTGCTGTTAGCAGCACAGACTGTTGTTTATAGAAACTGTAAGAAGCTCCCACCATGCTGCTCTAGGAGGCGTGATActtcagacacatgcacacatagcagtcacacaaacacacacacagcacaccgttTTCTAGAAGCTGGGTATGCATGTGTTGGCTAgccagcaggctgtgtgtgtgtgctgtacctgATGACTCATGTGTTTAACAAGGGCATCAGGCAGCTATGTGTGTTTAGAAGGGGAGGCTACAAGTGGAAGCCTCTGTTTCCTCCAGCTCCACTGACCTACATAGAGCCCTGACACTCAGAAAGACCTGCTGGTGTAGCAGGTTTAGCAGCATCAGTGTGTTAGCCTGCCAGAACCTTTCTACTGTAACATTTTTTATTACTgcagaaacaaagaaaaaaattgGCTCTCTTAAACCTTTTATTAGCGTTTATCAAGAAGAACGTGGAACAGCCTCCCATTAACTTACTCATCTTGCTTTGTTTACACCTCCCAATCCTGACTAATGGTATATACTTACATACCTAAATACTTACTTCCCCTCTGCCTTGACTGTTCTCTGCCACAGCACTTCTTCTGCTACCTCCTCTGTCCTGTGACCTGGAAGAGATAACACCAGGTCGTCATGCCACACTGTCCGTTGTCATGGAGAAGGTCAACAGTGCCTTTCTACTCTATACGATGTCGCCTGGAGACAGTCTCCAACTTGATAACAGCGCTGATGCCACAGAGATAAAAGCAGCATTTTCTGTTTTTCAATCTTTGGTATCATTTAGTAGACATTTCAAAGCTAGGGTTGCGACATTGAGTAGGTTTACAGTATACATGACTCAAATCCACAATCTCAGTGCATTCAACTGTTGCAGGAGGTTGAGGTTTACTCAAAGACTGGAAACACTATATTTTTACAGAATATACAGTGTAGTTATCCCCCAGGATTGACGTACTAGGATTCCTAGACGTTTTGTCTCAGATAGTGAGGTAACAAAACCTCCAGAGATAATTCAGGTTTTATGTTTACAGTTCAGATCTTCTCAAATTAGGATGTCATTaaagtctctctttctatctctctctcacgtttCTACCTGCTGTCGATCTGATGTGCggttgctcctccccctcaggtAACAGTAACTAGTCCCACCGCACAGTAGCCAATGACAGACAAGC
This genomic window contains:
- the mtcl2 gene encoding microtubule cross-linking factor 2; protein product: MTKTKADVHSPTHSVSQKERRLRLKMDNGTESAGSGLAQPQQQHQFEEQPAVPPVQRNEKKKINRAPSPARPKDVPGWSLTKIRGGIGTPTLSVKPGSIHLGSRVSRRSPGGGKETKSEKAKMTGKSTLSVASAQKSTKSGRRKVSDASIASDDLSKDSGCAPGKLSPTDSSSELSDCASEENKLSTDALSSDTESSSRGGGAEVNTRTQDEVLSERSRGHQHAKTSVEKDRLSLGVETGEGSISPGDERSLTSFDSRVPASTSLAFSDLTEEYMDGMHEEFVREIEELRSENDYLKDEMEELRSEMLEMRDMYLEEDVYQLQELRQQLDMANKTCRILQYRLRKAERRSVRVAQTGQVDGELIRTLEQDVKVAKDVSIRLHNELDSVEKRRGRVEEENEELRVRLQDLEVAKQVLQAEMEKSRENSQKKRGARPNNKADKKQSPQEDSSDLKCQLHFAKEESALMCKKLAKMAKDSEAMRDQLAKYRSLYGEVDASLTVEEVAESPHTREAEVRVHLKLVEEEANLLSRRIVELEVENRGLRAEMDDMKGQDLSAVGGIGAGLSPGGGGAGLVLGGASAENVMELQRHLQFVEEEAELLRRSLLEMEEQNKLLMNDINRYKSELPPPLPPHTTLTLADGPSHPSATCGLQEEGVTLISAEAPPPQEEELLVARMQIGELSNKVKKLQYENRVLLSNLQRCDLASYQGPSHPARPALITMETDAEAGDSAECLPSQASLREGPVGDENRPLDELERKRRMTMAEGEALGLKDHETLLAMRDQARLITTAIQLLTAPDSNCLSPQSLYQKISTGDAAEADAPEKPQVLSLSQAPELAERPLVGALTSRLQALQTQLQVFVERVETLSSSPGRDQVEGASPPPALPESGDWVSAVAPVSAPCPSDLLTGDATAQHKQPDCRDQSDCEVRGQQEEADSNRKQETSQHHEGEEKDAPLARQVSELQALLLEARETARRAQQDLALERQAHRDNSSLALTQLQEEHQKALVRRDFQLQSASLQTRLQHKLWSQERSLLLQESLQLKHSLLLLSLKLRCFLKQWRLGRRPQGEARDVLEVNSLKDLYLLLEEENLTSPSHQPDNKMAASEEHPLSPTIKELCLLDKSYSQSSEVSGTLSDLTVALQDLSAELREEHQGSQELTQQFARAKASWEVERTELKSLLTQLDGKTGKAAAVACGDLDPPDLKAALKREREEHQHLLADSYAAVMDLTKQLQIGERNWSREKLELLERLSQERGAWEQRLREAQQQGKTAPSLHDKPSDGEASVTSETNSPRTKSIPSLSELGGLLEACHEVNGSTNKEEEGGQIRTPPLLLARTDLGDLTRKNWAYLTHGMEPCDSSKTWDGPSSSQGAEPGLESVQRSHTAPDRTGIRIYYSPPAVRRMETSRRQAREVQQQAQQGHPSLGSTSSDAGGVLEASSSSYQQWLSSLSNQHRALLESRAGLEISANLSDDMKEMTNVVRQAIRSSSLERKGSKDAGSQTPGGVATHSTQTTQFVSVGLQTDAPSRGVGLHSKVWSPRPSSSLAAARSRHISTSLDKVHGRIERPCCSPKYGSPKLQRRVSAGSASRLDGSSTSVGSRDRSLWSLRGAGGGGGGGSAWARSTTTRDSPVLSGLNDGLSSLFSVVEHAGSVEALWRADGGAGTGQSQSQGASPAKQPAAGKPSGAVPGPEAGAQKYGLVQEFFRNVCGSRTQGPLVGVSLGVVDEPKPDCVSGAGLGGLGGSDSVTRIVNKRFMRHIPREELVATVATVTAKDLGNPGRELPVISSTEDAACDCSSQSLSSCITRPSRSATRHSLGHCKHRPQESPIAAEEKGDTIPE